Proteins co-encoded in one Erinaceus europaeus chromosome X, mEriEur2.1, whole genome shotgun sequence genomic window:
- the LOC103128087 gene encoding ferritin heavy chain-like: MESPQKTHVRQHYNKHCEDSVNRHINLELHTYYVYLSMAHFLDREDVPLKNFSQLLLCLSSKAREQAEKLMELQNLRGGLIKLENVQKPDDTEWNSSLQVLECALSLVKRVNKSLINLYDIANDSTDAHLRNFLGRHFLQQQVQSLKELSDLINTQRKLGSQGCAEFLLDNLTLGGGSKN, translated from the coding sequence ATGGAGAGCCCGCAGAAGACACATGTGCGCCAGCACTACAACAAGCATTGTGAAGATTCAGTCAACCGGCACATCAACCTGGAGCTGCACACCTACTACGTCTACCTGTCCATGGCCCACTTCTTGGACCGCGAGGATGTGCCTCTGAAGAACTTCTCCCAGCTATTACTGTGCCTCTCCAGCAAGGCAAGGGAGCAAGCTGAGAAGCTTATGGAACTTCAGAACCTGCGCGGGGGGCTAATCAAACTGGAGAACGTCCAGAAGCCCGACGATACCGAGTGGAATAGCAGTCTGCAAGTCCTGGAGTGTGCGCTGAGCCTGGTGAAGCGCGTGAACAAGAGCCTGATTAATCTCTATGACATAGCCAATGATTCCACTGATGCCCACCTGCGTAACTTCCTGGGGCGTCATTTCCTGCAACAGCAAGTCCAGTCACTGAAAGAGCTGAGCGACCTTATCAACACCCAGCGCAAGTTGGGGTCCCAGGGCTGCGCAGAGTTCTTGTTGGATAACCTCACCCTTGGTGGTGGCTCCAAGAACTGA